Within the Nitrospirota bacterium genome, the region AGTGGACTCTTGAAAGATGCTGAACTTCTCCGCACGTATGTGGAACCCGAAACTGAAACCCGTTCACCTCATGCAAGCGTCTTCCTAGCTCCTGAACAACTCAAACTTGCTGTTTGCGCTGTAACGCTTGAGCACGCTTGGCGCGAATGGCAATCTTCAACTAGCTATCCGCCTGACAAAAACTTGCAATCCATTTTGCAAGAGGTAGATTGGCGCGAACCACTCACACTGACTTTTAATTTGAACTTTCAACCCGATCAGTGGAGCCAGTCATTCCAAAATGATGCAGAGAAGATTTATCGCTTGTATCATCAAGCCACTACTGTGCGCCGCGACCCAGGTACTGGCAAACGTCGTCAACTTGTCTTTGATCTAGGTCGCACTCGTGCCGAAGAAACAAGCACTTTGTTGGAACTTCTTGGCGGACCAACACCCATTGAAGTGTTCAACACTCTTCGACGCTGGCAACAGGCAGGCATTCTCAACGACCTAAGTATCACTTTGCACAAGCACAGCGAACCGACGGGCGATTTACTGCTTTTCGATTGGCTGAGTGATGGTGAGCGATTGTTCTTGGGACGTATCGCAGTCTTTTATCTGCTCAGAGGTCGCGATGATGCGTTGCTTATCCTCGACGAACCAGAAAACCACTTTAACGATTATTGGAAGCATAAACTGGTAGATATTCTCGCCGATGCGCTCGGTCAACAACAGAGCGAAGTTCTCATTTCGACACATTCCAGTATCGCATTGACGGATGTCTTTGCAGATGAAATCATTTTGCTCAAAAAGCGCGATGGCGAAACGATAGTGGTTCCTGTGCCCATTCCCACCTTTGGCGCTGACCCCAGCGAAATCATGATTCGCGTCTTTGACTCTCCCGATAGCATTGGCAAGCGCGCCTACGAATACCTCGAACGATTAGTGACCGGCGGAACGCCCCTTGAATCCGCCGAAATAAAAGAGTGGATGAAAAAAATCGGGGCTGGCTATTACCGCTCCGAACTGCGCAATCTCGGAAAAGACCGCAATGCTTTATGAACTCCACCTTCCTGATAGCGCCCGCTATTTAGACTGGGTTGTCGCTTTGCAACATTGCCTGCTGGAAGGTTTGTGTCAGCATGCC harbors:
- a CDS encoding AAA family ATPase, which translates into the protein MQLRYFRLCHRRPLEDVQIIFQRERLLQEQQLAIHFVVGVNGTGKTRLLQALAETFIALETDPKNLSIPVTLAYDRQIEQKNQTIYFDYSPDLQPARAFALFETPLPPDTDWSKLAQGLRNPDTATKLNTKPRLGDDVPDDLTPFLPRPLLVYTSGDSSSWDLLFNSQDWGDSPTEISLENETPPDWDIAQQRDALRTSGLLKDAELLRTYVEPETETRSPHASVFLAPEQLKLAVCAVTLEHAWREWQSSTSYPPDKNLQSILQEVDWREPLTLTFNLNFQPDQWSQSFQNDAEKIYRLYHQATTVRRDPGTGKRRQLVFDLGRTRAEETSTLLELLGGPTPIEVFNTLRRWQQAGILNDLSITLHKHSEPTGDLLLFDWLSDGERLFLGRIAVFYLLRGRDDALLILDEPENHFNDYWKHKLVDILADALGQQQSEVLISTHSSIALTDVFADEIILLKKRDGETIVVPVPIPTFGADPSEIMIRVFDSPDSIGKRAYEYLERLVTGGTPLESAEIKEWMKKIGAGYYRSELRNLGKDRNAL